In Bacillota bacterium, the sequence CCCCTTCCCCTGTTTTGTTATGCCCAAAAACAGAGCACAACTGGGGAGATAAGCCTTAATCGTGGCAAAAAACAAGAGAAAAGAGCTATCGCCCTACGTTAATAATTAAACGTTTTGCGACAGCCCCTTTATTTTTTCCGGACTCCATATTGCTAATATTAAAGTTAATATTAAATTATTTAAGTGTAGGGCTTGCAATTTCTCTGGGAACATGTATAATATAATTCAAAACAAGCGTGCAACTTAAATTATTAAAGTATAGCATTGCATAAATCAATACAGGGAGGGATTGTTTTGACCCGCAAAGAAGAACTATTGGAAAAGGAAAAGGTTAAGTACTGGGAAATCTGTGGCAGCAAGTAGTTTTGATTACTAGCATACTCCTACACACCTCTTTTTCAGCCAAGCCAGCTTCGGTTTGGCTGTTTTTATATCCCCATAAAACCCACAGATATGCTATCATGGTGTTATCAGTTCAAAGGAGGTCACCATGCGTAAATTGATCGCCCTGGATTTGGATGGAACGCTGTTACAGAGCGACATGACCATATCCACGGCCACCAAAAAGCTTCTTAAAGAACTTCAAGCCGCCGGCCACCTAGTGACGATTGCCACTGGCAGACCATTCGTTTCTGCGGTCGGTTTTGTCCGGGAGCTTGAGATCACCAATCCGTTTTTAGCGATAAACGGCGCCCTGATGGTCAACTCCAATGGGAAAATCTACAAGACCCATCCTGTTCCTAAAAATCTTGCCAGGGAATTCCTTGATTTTTGCCTGGAAAAAGATATAACATGCACACTGGTCACCAAAGATGAAATGTTTATCAGCCGCAATGACATTTATGCCATCCAGATGCATCAGCTATATGACAAAACCACGCCGACTTTAATCGAAAACCGGGAAACGGCAACGGAAGCGCCTATCTTAAACATCTTCCTCAATTCATCTGACCATGCGCGTTTTGAGGAGATTTTCAAAACCATCCATGATGCTTTCGAACCGAGACTCAGGGTTGTACGCGTTGGCGACTTGATGATGGACGTTGTGCAGCCGGGAGTTTCCAAAGGTGAGGGGCTAAAAGATTTAGCGGCAATGCTTAATATTCCAATGTCTGACACCATCGCAATCGGCGATAACCATAATGATATTCAAATGCTAAAAATGGCCGGCACCGGTGTAGCAATGGCCGGCGCTGACCGGGAAGTACAGCAAGCAGCCGACATGGTGACGGCCGGAAATGATGAAGATGGGGTTATCCGTGCTCTGGAGAAACTGATACAGTAACCTGCACCGCCCAACGGCGGTGCTTTGCTTTACGAATATTACAATTTGATGGCGGCACTTGTCTAAAGACAGGGATGGTGATATATTTTTAACATAATGTGAGCAATTTATAACAGAGGTGATGATATGCGCCTGAATCCAATTTCCCTAGTTGGCTTGCTGGCCTTTATAGGGCGTGGTGACTGAAGGTGAAGCTAAACTCACAGCTAAAAAAACACCGGGTGCTGGCAGAACTAACCCAGGATGAACTGGCTGCCAAAGTTGGTGTGCGCAGGGAGACGATTGTTCACTTAGAGGCAGGCCGCTACAATCCATCCTTAAAGCTAGCCTGGCAGCTTGCCAAAGTTTTAAACACCGGGATTGAAGAGATTTTTTGGTACGATGAGGATAGCGAAAGCTAAAATATTTTTGGAGAGGTTTGAGCAAATGGACCATTTACTGTCTGTACGCAACCTAAGCAAAGCCTATAACGGCAAACCGGCGGTGGACAATATCAGCTTTGACGTGCGCCGCCACGAAATCATGGGATTTCTTGGGCCCAATGGCGCTGGCAAAACCACGGCGATTCGCATGATTCTCGGGATACTGAGGCCCAACGGGGGAGAAGTCAGTTTTTTTTGGAACGGTGAAGCGAGCGCTTTGAACAAACAAATGGTCGGCTACCTGCCAGAAGAGCGGGGACTGTACGATAACGCCAAAGTTCTGGACTCACTGATTTATCTTGCCGCCCTTAAAGGCGTGGACGGGCGCACCGCCCGGGCCCGGGCCATTGAGTGGCTGGAGCTCTTGAAATTAAGTGATTACGCCAACCACAAACTGGAGAAACTCTCCAAAGGTATGCAGCAAAAGGTGCAGTTTATCGCCACCATCCTGCATAAACCAGAATTGGTGGTTTTGGATGAACCCTTCTCGGGCCTGGACCCAATTAACCAGGACTTGTTCAAAGAGATGATTCTCAAGCTCCGGGAAGAGGGAATCACGGTGCTACTCTCGGCCCATCAAATGAATGTCGTGCAGGAACTCTGTGACCGGATTTTTTTGATTAACAATGGTAAGGCGGTATTGTACGGCACCTTGGAAGAAATCCGCGACCAACATAAGATTAACCAAGTTGTAATCGAGTTTACTGGGGAAGACAATCTGGAGCGTTATCTTACCGGACTGCGAGATGCCAGCGATGTAAAGGTTGCCGGCAACAGGGCCAGCCTGCGCCTGCATACCGATATGGATGTCAATCAATTTATTCAGGAAGCAGGACGGCACTGTACACTCAAAGGAATCAAAGTGGAAAAACCCCAGCTTCATGAAATATTTATCGAAACTGTCGGCGGGAGGTCTAAATAATGCAGAGACGTAATATCGCCAGTGTTTTTAAATGGGAACTGCGCAAGCACATAAAGAGTCCGATATTCTTGATCTTCACCTTTTTGATTCCCGGGTTCATGATTCTGGGAGGATTTTTACCTAACTTCGTGGTCTCCCAAATCGGGGCCGATGCCCAGGATCTCTATATCAGGGATGAAACAGCGCAACTGGCGCCCCTGATTGAGGATACCCTCAGGGATTCAAACTACGAGATCATTATCACCGACAGTGATGTTGATGAACTGGAAGCAAAACTGGAAGCGGGCGAAATCCCCGGCTATCTGCATATTACGGAAGAAACTTTGGCCAGCGGCCAGATGACCTTTTATCTTGCAGACGCAAAGGATATCAGTCGCAACGATTTGCAACAATCCCTGCAGCCGGCATACACCCAATACCGTCTGCAAGCGTCCGGGGTCAACCCCGAGGAGCTTGCGTCGATCATGGTTCCGGCAACGGTGAACGTGCTGACAGTAAGTGGCGAAGAGCAAGGGATAGCCGATATCCTAATTCCGATGTTCACCGGAATGATTCTGTTCATTTCGATTCTGTTCTCCGGTCAGATCCTGATGCAGAGCGTAATCAAGGAAAAGCGCAACCGCATTATCGAGATTCTCCTATCTTCGTTGTCAGCCAGAGAATTATTGGTTGGCAAAATCCTCGCCTTTGGCGCTCTTGGTCTGATTCAAATTGGCATTTGGTTGACTGCCGGTCTTACTGTCGCCACCCGATTCATGGACTTAAGCGCCCTTCAATTTGAATATACACAGATTCTCACGTCCCTGCCCTATTTTGTCCTCGGTTACCTGCTGCTGGCAACGATGTTTGCGGCGATGGCGGCGATGATGAAAGATGCCGAGAGTGGCAGCCAGGCCCATGGTCTTGTAATCATGATCCCCATTCTCCCGCTGATGCTTTCGGCGCCAATCATGATGGCCCCGAACCACATCATCGTCCGGATTGTCAGCTTCATCCCGATATTTACACCGGCGACAATGCTGATGCGGATGGGTGCGACCACTGTTCCGGCATGGGAAATAATCGCCACATCACTGGCACTGCTGGCGGGAACCATTTTCTTCCTTTATATCGGAGCCCGGATATATGGCGGCAGCCTCTTGAAGTATGACACCGCCTCCGGGTTCAAGGATGTAATCGGCCTCCTAAAAAACAAAGATTAAAACTAATAAGACCACAGCTATTTATGGCTGTGGTCTTATTAGTTCAAGTTATCCATAACTGAATTAAAACAATAGTTATGAGCAGCAAAAAGAAAATTGAGGACCACTTGGCCACCTTAATCGCCAATTCACTTGGCTCGAGGTCATTATCAAACTGCCAGCGTCTGCCGAACAACACGGCCTGCTCCGGAAAGAAATATGACCAGGCCAACCCCCCGATTACAGGCAACAAAGCGAATGTCAGTACCCACTTTTGGATAATAATTCTCCCTCCAGAATCCAAATCACGACAAGAGTTATGGCAATGCCCATGCCTGGGACACATCTGACTGCTTTTGCCCCGCAGTGACGACAGTTGACTTCCTTTTCGCCAGCAGGGGCTTACAATGAAACCCAATTAGTCCCTTATTCATTATACCAAAGTTGGTTAATACCCAACACAACCAGGTACGTAATTTAAAGCATATATTCAAAGGGATAGGTGATCCACGAAAGTATTCTGACCAACAAGCGCTTAAACCTTGACACAGGCCTGGCCTCCACCGCCGAGCTGTCTTGATATCCATAATCGGGGCCTACGGCCAGACTGCCTTCCGCAACAAGGTGCTTGATTTGCTCCTCCAGGATGGCTGCAAATTCCTCGCTGTCAATAACAACCATGGTTTCAGTGCTTAAAAATGCGCTGCGTGGGTCGATGTTGAAGGAGCCAACCAGACTGAGCCGGCTGTCAAAGACATAAGATTTGGCATGAACAGAGCCCGGACCCTGATACTCATATAGATTGATACCAACATCCACCAACCAGGGGCGATAACGGGTATAGCCGGACATGGCGAAGGGATTGGGGCTGGTGGCCACCGAATTTGTTAGAATATTGATATCCTCCGCCGAAATTTGTTCCACATCCAGGCAGCGCATCATTTGGCCGCCGGGAATAACGTACGGGCTTTGCATATATATCGACTCTTCAGCTCCGACAAGCAGACCCGCCAACTCCTGCCACACCCAGGGCTCTTTGTTCAGGCGTTGCAAGGGATTATGGATCAGAGTTATCTTATTTGTCGGAACTGAATCCTCCAACCAGTTATTAGCAGGCTTAAACAATTCCGGCTGCGCCCGTCTTTGTTCAGCGACAAACCGGCGCAACTCCTCTATCCGCTCTTGACCGCGGCGCCGCTGGCGCCCGGTCAAGTCCTGGCTGGGCATACTGGTAAATTCATGCTCCCAAACCTCATCGAAATAATCACCTATCTGGCTGACAACGCTCTGGGTGGGCACGTCCATGTCAGTGTTGACTATAACAACATCCCGGTCATGGACAGGCTCCCCGTCGAAGTCCTCAAGAAAATATTTATCACCGATGTTTCGGCCGCCGGTCATCGCCAATTGTTTGTCAACAACCAGCAACTTGTCATGCAAGCGATTATTTGCCGTCCAGGGCTGAAGCAAATTCAAGGGCTCATAGAGGCGGAGCTCAATATTGGGATGGTCAATCACGGCGTAGAGCAAGTCTTTGTTAGTTCCCCGGAGACTATGGAACAGGCCATCCAAAAGCAACCGCACTTGCACACCCCGGTCGGCCGCGGCAAAAATGCACCCAAAGAATAAATCGGCACTCTCCCCGGCATGGACTGCATGGTAAGTGATGTCCAGGGTATGCTGCGCTTTCTCAATTAGATTAACCCGTGCCTGGGCAGATTGGGAGCGTCCCTCCACCAAAACCACCCGGTCGGGACCAGTTTCTTCGCTAAAGAATCTGGCACTAACATACTCTGTGGGCTGGTTCACCGCCGGTTGATGAAAACCAAAGATGATCACTCCGGCCACCAGGGCGTAAACTGCATAGATTGCTGCTATGTATAGAACTACTTTTAGTGCACGACTCAGCGTCAAATCACTTACACCTCCCGGAGCATGGGCGGAGCATGGGGACGGTTCTCCTGCTCCCGTCCAAAGCCACTCCAGATAGTTTTACGAAAAAATCCTTGTTTACAATATACCCACAGACTCAGTGAAAACTCATCCCGCACCTGGAGCAAAGAGCTTAACTCCGCCACTCCCGCCAAGTCGAGAAAAAACAAGACAGAGTAAATCTGCCTTGTTTTATTTCCCGATGTTTCCCGGCTGAGTTGCGAAAACATATTTAAACGTTGCCTGGTAATGCAAAGCATTTCAAGGTCAGAAAGCCGGGAGCAGCCGGGAGCAGCAGAACCGTCCCCGTGCTCCTACTCTACTGTGACGCTCTTGGCTAGGTTGCGGGGTTTGTCGACATCCCGGTCCCGGACAACTGCGGCGTAATATGCCAGCAGCTGGGTGGGAATAACGGAGATTATTGGCATCAGCGGGTCGGGCAATTTGGGCAACTGGATGAGAATGTCTGACGCTTCCCGCATCCGCTCTGGGTACTGACTGATGCCAATGACCAGCGCACCCCGCGCCTTGGTCTCCTTAATATTGCTAATAGTCTTATCCAGCAGATCGCTTTGGGTGGCGAGACCGATTACCGGTGTTCCCTCTTCCACCAAGGCAAGGGTGCCATGTTTCAGTTCGCCGGCGGCATATGCCTCGGCGTGAATATATGATATTTCTTTTAGTTTCAATGAACCTTCCTGGGCCACAGCCCAATCCAGCCCGCGACCAATAAAGAACGCGTCATGCCATTCGCGGCCGCTATCGGCCAGTTCGGCCAGTTCTTTGCTGCTGTGGGTAAGGAAGCTGTCGGCCACATTAGGCAGTTCTCTGAGCGCCTTCAGCAGTGGCTGGAACTGCTGCCAATTGCGGTCCAGTTCCCGGGACAGGTAGCAGGCAAACAAGGCCAGGGCCACCAACTGGGTGCTGTAGGCCTTGGTGCTGGCCACAGCAATTTCAGGCCCGGCGGCGGTGAAGATGACATTGTCTGCCTCCCGGGCTATCGAGCTGCCCACCACATTAGTAATCGCCAGGGCTTTGGCGCCGCGGCGCTTTGCCTCCCGCAGGGCGGCCAGGGTGTCGGCGGTTTCACCGGACTGGCTGATTACCAGGACCAAATGGCGGGAATCGAGAACCGGGTCCCGATAGCGGAACTCGCTGGCCAAATCGTTCTCCACCGGAATCCTCAGCATCCGCTCCAACAGGTATTTGGCCATAAGGCCGGCGTGGTAGGCGGTGCCGCAGGCAACGACAAAGATTTTCTCAACCCCGGCCAGGTCTTCTGCGGTCAGCCTGACGTCGGGGAAGTCGATTGAGTCATCGGCAGACAGATACTGACTAATGGTGTTGCGCAAAGCCGCCGGCTGCTCCATGATTTCCTTGAGCATGAAGTGGGGATACCCCCCTTTTTCCACGGCTTCGGCATCCCAATCGATTGTAGTGGGCGCCTTTTCAACCTGG encodes:
- a CDS encoding HAD family hydrolase; its protein translation is MRKLIALDLDGTLLQSDMTISTATKKLLKELQAAGHLVTIATGRPFVSAVGFVRELEITNPFLAINGALMVNSNGKIYKTHPVPKNLAREFLDFCLEKDITCTLVTKDEMFISRNDIYAIQMHQLYDKTTPTLIENRETATEAPILNIFLNSSDHARFEEIFKTIHDAFEPRLRVVRVGDLMMDVVQPGVSKGEGLKDLAAMLNIPMSDTIAIGDNHNDIQMLKMAGTGVAMAGADREVQQAADMVTAGNDEDGVIRALEKLIQ
- a CDS encoding helix-turn-helix transcriptional regulator translates to MKVKLNSQLKKHRVLAELTQDELAAKVGVRRETIVHLEAGRYNPSLKLAWQLAKVLNTGIEEIFWYDEDSES
- a CDS encoding ATP-binding cassette domain-containing protein is translated as MRIAKAKIFLERFEQMDHLLSVRNLSKAYNGKPAVDNISFDVRRHEIMGFLGPNGAGKTTAIRMILGILRPNGGEVSFFWNGEASALNKQMVGYLPEERGLYDNAKVLDSLIYLAALKGVDGRTARARAIEWLELLKLSDYANHKLEKLSKGMQQKVQFIATILHKPELVVLDEPFSGLDPINQDLFKEMILKLREEGITVLLSAHQMNVVQELCDRIFLINNGKAVLYGTLEEIRDQHKINQVVIEFTGEDNLERYLTGLRDASDVKVAGNRASLRLHTDMDVNQFIQEAGRHCTLKGIKVEKPQLHEIFIETVGGRSK
- a CDS encoding ABC transporter permease; translated protein: MQRRNIASVFKWELRKHIKSPIFLIFTFLIPGFMILGGFLPNFVVSQIGADAQDLYIRDETAQLAPLIEDTLRDSNYEIIITDSDVDELEAKLEAGEIPGYLHITEETLASGQMTFYLADAKDISRNDLQQSLQPAYTQYRLQASGVNPEELASIMVPATVNVLTVSGEEQGIADILIPMFTGMILFISILFSGQILMQSVIKEKRNRIIEILLSSLSARELLVGKILAFGALGLIQIGIWLTAGLTVATRFMDLSALQFEYTQILTSLPYFVLGYLLLATMFAAMAAMMKDAESGSQAHGLVIMIPILPLMLSAPIMMAPNHIIVRIVSFIPIFTPATMLMRMGATTVPAWEIIATSLALLAGTIFFLYIGARIYGGSLLKYDTASGFKDVIGLLKNKD
- a CDS encoding phospholipase D family protein; amino-acid sequence: MTLSRALKVVLYIAAIYAVYALVAGVIIFGFHQPAVNQPTEYVSARFFSEETGPDRVVLVEGRSQSAQARVNLIEKAQHTLDITYHAVHAGESADLFFGCIFAAADRGVQVRLLLDGLFHSLRGTNKDLLYAVIDHPNIELRLYEPLNLLQPWTANNRLHDKLLVVDKQLAMTGGRNIGDKYFLEDFDGEPVHDRDVVIVNTDMDVPTQSVVSQIGDYFDEVWEHEFTSMPSQDLTGRQRRRGQERIEELRRFVAEQRRAQPELFKPANNWLEDSVPTNKITLIHNPLQRLNKEPWVWQELAGLLVGAEESIYMQSPYVIPGGQMMRCLDVEQISAEDINILTNSVATSPNPFAMSGYTRYRPWLVDVGINLYEYQGPGSVHAKSYVFDSRLSLVGSFNIDPRSAFLSTETMVVIDSEEFAAILEEQIKHLVAEGSLAVGPDYGYQDSSAVEARPVSRFKRLLVRILSWITYPFEYML
- the glmS gene encoding glutamine--fructose-6-phosphate transaminase (isomerizing); the encoded protein is MCGIVGYIGGREAAPIMIAGLKRLEYRGYDSAGIALHQGEIRVIKTKGRLDSLETQVSNQNNVGTIGIGHTRWATHGKPSDANSHPHTGCDNRFAAVHNGIIENYQELIQELKSRGHSFSSETDTEVIPHLLEEYWQGDLLAAVRQVVGRLEGSYALGVMCRDNPEEIIVVRQDSPLVLGVGENENYIASDIPAILEYTRQIVILEDGQLARVTRKNLTVFDADGNQVEKAPTTIDWDAEAVEKGGYPHFMLKEIMEQPAALRNTISQYLSADDSIDFPDVRLTAEDLAGVEKIFVVACGTAYHAGLMAKYLLERMLRIPVENDLASEFRYRDPVLDSRHLVLVISQSGETADTLAALREAKRRGAKALAITNVVGSSIAREADNVIFTAAGPEIAVASTKAYSTQLVALALFACYLSRELDRNWQQFQPLLKALRELPNVADSFLTHSSKELAELADSGREWHDAFFIGRGLDWAVAQEGSLKLKEISYIHAEAYAAGELKHGTLALVEEGTPVIGLATQSDLLDKTISNIKETKARGALVIGISQYPERMREASDILIQLPKLPDPLMPIISVIPTQLLAYYAAVVRDRDVDKPRNLAKSVTVE